The following proteins come from a genomic window of Nostoc sp. ATCC 53789:
- a CDS encoding Uma2 family endonuclease, which produces MLLELNQLIVRAGHQLLIKDISWSVYKRILTELGDNRSSRIGYSQGVLEIMAPLPEHEVAKVIIGDLVKVLLEELDLEFWSLGSTTFDKQSMDAGVEPDDCFYIQNEARIRGKDRINLETDPPPDLAIEIDITSRTRFNNYQALRVPELWRWNGSKLEINVLLDGKYVESNTSSIFPNLPIQQVIPEYLILSKTNGRNATMKAFRVWARQQIGVI; this is translated from the coding sequence ATGTTACTTGAACTCAATCAACTAATTGTTAGAGCCGGTCATCAGTTGTTGATTAAAGATATCTCCTGGTCGGTATACAAACGTATTTTGACAGAATTGGGGGACAATCGCAGTTCTAGGATAGGTTACAGTCAAGGAGTGCTGGAAATAATGGCTCCATTACCAGAGCATGAAGTAGCTAAAGTTATTATTGGAGACTTGGTAAAAGTTTTATTAGAAGAACTCGATCTGGAATTTTGGAGTTTGGGATCTACGACTTTTGATAAACAAAGTATGGATGCTGGGGTAGAACCTGATGATTGTTTCTATATCCAAAATGAAGCTAGAATTAGGGGCAAAGATAGAATCAATTTAGAAACTGATCCACCTCCAGATTTGGCTATTGAAATTGATATTACCTCCCGCACTCGTTTCAATAATTATCAAGCGTTGAGAGTACCAGAACTGTGGCGATGGAATGGAAGCAAGTTGGAAATAAACGTGCTGCTCGATGGTAAATATGTAGAATCAAATACCAGTTCTATTTTCCCCAATCTTCCAATTCAGCAAGTGATTCCCGAATATTTGATCCTGAGTAAGACCAATGGAAGGAATGCGACAATGAAAGCATTTCGTGTATGGGCAAGACAGCAAATAGGAGTGATTTAG
- a CDS encoding HAD family phosphatase: MSLKAVLFDFNGVIINDEPIHLQLIDEILIEENLQPQKVSERQASLGRSDRACFQQLLANRGRVANENYLTQLLYRKAQAYTVELEKIEKLPLYPGVEDLIYQVRSRNLKLGLVSGAIRQEIELVLHRAKLDQHFKIIVAGDDITTSKPEPDGYLLAVKCLNKEYPELNLQPQECLAIEDTPAGIAAAKRSQMQVVGVANTYPFHMLQRCCNWTVDYLSDLELERVQKIYSQKEPQPSATEC; the protein is encoded by the coding sequence ATGAGTTTAAAGGCAGTTCTCTTTGATTTCAATGGTGTCATCATTAACGATGAGCCAATCCACCTACAACTGATCGACGAGATTCTCATTGAAGAAAATCTCCAACCCCAAAAGGTGAGTGAGCGTCAAGCTTCTCTTGGACGCAGCGATCGCGCTTGTTTTCAGCAACTACTCGCTAATCGTGGTAGAGTCGCTAACGAAAACTACTTAACTCAGTTGTTGTACCGCAAAGCCCAAGCTTATACGGTGGAGTTAGAGAAAATAGAGAAACTGCCTTTATATCCAGGTGTTGAAGACTTAATATATCAGGTGCGATCGCGGAATTTGAAATTAGGATTAGTCAGTGGCGCTATTCGCCAAGAAATAGAATTGGTACTCCATCGTGCCAAACTAGACCAACATTTCAAAATTATCGTTGCAGGCGATGACATAACCACCAGTAAACCAGAACCTGATGGTTATTTACTGGCAGTAAAATGCCTAAATAAAGAATATCCTGAATTAAACCTTCAACCACAAGAGTGTCTGGCAATTGAAGATACCCCCGCAGGTATTGCCGCAGCGAAGCGATCGCAGATGCAAGTTGTTGGTGTAGCGAACACTTACCCATTCCACATGCTTCAGCGCTGCTGTAATTGGACTGTTGATTATCTCAGTGATTTAGAACTGGAACGCGTGCAGAAGATTTATTCTCAAAAAGAGCCTCAGCCATCGGCAACTGAATGTTAG
- a CDS encoding class I SAM-dependent methyltransferase, with translation MAVRQDTIWERFLSPVVRLLIDEDGLQRYADSIDWEKECDRFRRDDVIIPSYYSSQNFHGITGGYLTYNAAVTYDPITQYVLPPNEGIVRQALVDAVKVKPRRILDLGCGTGSTTLMLKRAFPEAEVIGLDLSPYMLVRAEDKARNAGLEIVWRHGNAEKTSFRDATFDLVTASLLFHETPNEVSLAILQESFRLLVTGGQVLILDGNQKTLRQLEWLNDVFEEPYIREYAAGSTEANMGAAGFEAVRSQDVWWINQVTGGVKPIATENVRRYTPTSVDNNDLEGLGSPAFGIIA, from the coding sequence ATGGCAGTGCGTCAAGATACAATCTGGGAACGTTTTTTATCTCCTGTAGTGCGTCTTTTGATTGATGAAGACGGGTTACAGCGTTACGCTGATAGTATTGACTGGGAGAAAGAATGCGATCGCTTCCGGCGAGATGATGTCATAATTCCCTCGTACTACAGCAGTCAAAACTTTCACGGGATTACAGGCGGCTATCTTACTTACAATGCAGCAGTTACTTACGATCCGATTACCCAATATGTTCTACCGCCTAATGAAGGTATTGTCCGTCAAGCTTTAGTTGATGCCGTCAAGGTAAAACCACGACGCATACTTGACTTAGGTTGTGGCACAGGTTCCACTACTTTAATGTTAAAACGGGCTTTTCCCGAAGCGGAAGTTATTGGTTTGGATTTATCACCCTATATGCTGGTAAGGGCAGAAGATAAAGCTAGAAATGCTGGTTTAGAGATAGTCTGGCGACACGGAAATGCGGAAAAAACCAGTTTCAGAGATGCAACATTTGACTTAGTGACAGCTTCTTTGCTATTCCACGAAACTCCAAATGAGGTGTCTCTAGCAATTTTGCAGGAAAGCTTTCGGTTGTTAGTAACTGGAGGGCAAGTACTAATTCTAGATGGAAATCAAAAGACTCTGCGGCAGCTAGAATGGCTTAATGATGTTTTTGAAGAGCCATATATTCGTGAGTATGCTGCTGGTAGTACAGAGGCGAATATGGGTGCGGCCGGATTTGAAGCCGTGCGATCGCAGGATGTATGGTGGATAAATCAGGTAACTGGCGGCGTTAAACCGATCGCAACTGAAAATGTCCGTCGTTATACTCCCACATCAGTAGATAATAATGATTTGGAGGGACTTGGATCTCCCGCATTTGGCATAATCGCATGA
- a CDS encoding dihydrolipoamide acetyltransferase family protein codes for MSIHEVFMPALSSTMTEGKIVSWVKSPGDKVEKGETVVVVESDKADMDVETFYEGFLAHIIVEAGETAPVGSAIAFIAETEAEIEQAKSLANSSGVAATTTSAPEPIPATASVATPALASQNGSNHKEGRLVVSPRARKLAKELKVDLTTLQGSGPHGRIVAEDVEALSNKGKQPATPPVAPPAAVPTSAPVPSPAPRTPAPAPVVAAVPGQIVPLTTFQNAVVRNMVATISVPVFRVGYTITTDGLDKLYKQIKSKGVTMTALLAKAVAVTLQKHPLLNASYSDQGIVYHSDINISVAVAMDDGGLITPVLQNADAVDIYSLSRTWKSLVERARAKQLQPQEYNSGTFTLSNLGMFGVDKFDAILPPGQGSILAIGASRPQVVATPDGLFGVRQQMQVNITSDHRIIYGAHAAAFLQDLAKLIETNPQSLTM; via the coding sequence ATGAGCATTCATGAAGTATTTATGCCGGCGCTGAGTTCCACCATGACGGAAGGCAAAATCGTCTCCTGGGTGAAATCGCCAGGGGACAAAGTGGAAAAAGGCGAAACAGTGGTGGTTGTAGAGTCAGATAAGGCAGATATGGATGTAGAAACCTTTTATGAAGGCTTTCTTGCTCATATCATAGTTGAAGCTGGTGAAACTGCCCCAGTAGGATCTGCGATCGCCTTCATAGCCGAAACTGAAGCTGAAATTGAACAGGCCAAATCTCTTGCCAATTCCTCTGGCGTGGCTGCTACTACTACCTCTGCCCCTGAACCAATCCCCGCCACAGCCTCAGTTGCAACACCTGCCTTAGCGTCTCAAAACGGCTCTAATCACAAAGAAGGCAGACTTGTAGTTTCACCCCGTGCCCGCAAATTAGCCAAAGAACTCAAAGTTGATTTAACTACACTCCAAGGCAGTGGCCCCCACGGTCGCATTGTCGCCGAAGATGTAGAAGCATTGTCCAATAAGGGCAAACAACCCGCCACTCCCCCAGTTGCCCCACCAGCAGCTGTACCAACCAGCGCCCCAGTTCCATCCCCAGCACCTCGCACACCAGCACCCGCGCCAGTGGTAGCTGCTGTTCCTGGTCAAATCGTACCTCTAACTACCTTCCAAAATGCCGTAGTGCGGAACATGGTAGCCACCATATCCGTGCCCGTCTTCCGTGTCGGTTATACAATTACCACTGACGGATTAGACAAACTTTATAAACAAATTAAATCCAAAGGCGTGACAATGACAGCGCTACTGGCGAAAGCTGTAGCAGTGACATTGCAAAAACACCCATTGTTAAATGCTAGCTATTCAGACCAGGGTATTGTTTATCATTCTGATATCAACATTTCCGTAGCCGTAGCGATGGATGATGGCGGATTAATTACACCTGTGTTGCAAAATGCAGATGCAGTGGATATTTATTCTCTATCGCGTACTTGGAAGTCTTTGGTAGAACGTGCCAGAGCAAAACAACTACAACCCCAAGAATACAACAGTGGTACTTTTACCCTATCTAATTTGGGGATGTTTGGCGTAGACAAATTTGATGCGATTTTGCCGCCTGGACAAGGTTCAATTTTAGCGATCGGGGCATCCCGTCCGCAAGTGGTAGCAACACCCGACGGTTTATTTGGCGTGCGGCAACAAATGCAAGTCAATATTACTTCTGACCACCGCATTATTTACGGTGCCCATGCTGCGGCGTTCTTGCAAGATTTAGCAAAATTGATTGAGACAAATCCTCAATCTTTGACAATGTAA
- a CDS encoding YlqD family protein produces MDVSKSNLLLKRVVNVKVIVTPLWKEEVQQQLQTQINQLDQQLQQLDVEGQRAIAAIQKQSLQPPGPQTLQQIDNIQLQVNQKKSEFLEQKNQLLQNLQQVQFLQQDQEVNQFQMEGFFRVEIGDNLISKMQVEIVLRDGVVEEIRGDI; encoded by the coding sequence ATGGATGTCTCCAAATCTAATTTGCTTCTGAAACGCGTCGTTAACGTCAAAGTTATTGTGACTCCCCTTTGGAAAGAGGAAGTACAACAGCAGTTACAAACCCAGATCAATCAACTCGATCAGCAACTGCAACAGCTAGACGTAGAAGGACAAAGAGCGATCGCAGCAATTCAAAAGCAGAGTCTGCAACCACCCGGGCCCCAGACCCTCCAACAGATTGACAATATCCAACTCCAAGTCAATCAAAAGAAAAGTGAATTTCTAGAACAAAAAAATCAGTTGCTGCAAAATCTCCAGCAAGTGCAGTTTCTCCAGCAAGATCAGGAAGTCAACCAATTCCAAATGGAAGGCTTTTTCCGGGTAGAGATAGGAGATAACCTGATTAGCAAAATGCAAGTAGAAATCGTTCTGCGCGATGGCGTTGTAGAAGAGATTCGCGGCGACATTTAA
- a CDS encoding long-chain fatty acid--CoA ligase, with amino-acid sequence MSKTQTASSFLSNISEQEREALKRLVDYTNVESLPEVWPLASQRFGDIVALRSPHAKPEIVITYTQLAEQIVVFAAGLQALGVKLGDRISLISDNSPRWFIADQGIMAAGAVDAVRSSQAEKEELLFIIANSGSTAIVVEDLKTLKKLQDRLNDLPIQFAILLSDEAPPTGETLKVLNFAQLIEIGKNHNFVPVKQNRDALATLIYTSGTTGKPKGVMLSYKNLMHQVITFGTVLQPNAGDIVLSILPSWHSYERTVEYYLLSQGCTQIYTNLRSVKGDLRQFKPNYMVGVPRLWESIYEGVQKQFREQPAKKQRLINFLLGISDKYIKARRVAQGLDLNNLHASPIERLAAKIQALALLPLHALGERLVYAKVREATGGHVKQMISGGGALPRHIDNFFEIIGVQILQGYGLTETSPVTHVRRPWRNLIGASGLPLPATEAKIVDPETKAPLPIEKRGLVLLRGPQIMQGYYQNPEATAKAIDAEGWFDSGDLGWLTPQDDLVLTGRAKDTIVLTNGENIEPQPIEDACLRSPYIDQIMLVGQDQRSLGALIVPNVEALEKWAQNDPATSSPSQKIDLESRMIQDLFRQELNREVQNRPGYRPDDRIGTFKLILEPFSIENGLMTQTLKVRRHVVTERYRDIIDGMFA; translated from the coding sequence ATGTCAAAAACCCAAACCGCGTCTTCTTTTTTATCTAACATCAGTGAGCAAGAACGTGAGGCATTAAAGCGGTTGGTAGATTACACAAATGTGGAATCGCTACCAGAAGTTTGGCCTTTGGCATCTCAACGATTTGGTGATATTGTTGCCCTCCGCAGTCCTCACGCTAAACCAGAAATTGTGATTACTTATACACAGTTAGCGGAGCAAATAGTTGTATTTGCTGCTGGGTTACAGGCGTTGGGAGTGAAGCTAGGCGATCGCATTTCCTTAATTTCTGACAACAGTCCCCGGTGGTTTATTGCCGATCAAGGCATAATGGCTGCTGGTGCAGTTGATGCGGTGCGTAGTTCCCAAGCGGAAAAAGAAGAATTGCTGTTTATCATCGCTAATAGCGGCAGTACGGCAATAGTAGTTGAGGATTTAAAGACACTTAAAAAACTACAAGACCGTCTCAACGATTTACCAATTCAGTTTGCGATCTTACTTTCGGATGAAGCACCACCAACGGGCGAAACTCTAAAGGTGCTGAATTTTGCACAGTTGATCGAAATTGGGAAAAATCATAATTTTGTGCCAGTTAAACAAAATCGTGATGCTTTGGCAACACTAATTTATACATCTGGCACTACAGGTAAACCCAAGGGTGTAATGCTGTCTTATAAAAATTTGATGCACCAAGTGATCACCTTTGGCACAGTATTACAACCAAATGCGGGCGACATTGTTCTCAGTATTCTACCTTCGTGGCATAGCTACGAGCGGACTGTTGAATATTACCTACTATCTCAAGGTTGCACGCAAATTTATACCAACTTGCGTTCTGTGAAAGGAGATTTGAGACAATTTAAACCTAATTATATGGTGGGCGTGCCCCGTCTGTGGGAATCGATTTATGAAGGAGTGCAAAAGCAGTTCCGCGAACAACCAGCCAAAAAACAACGCCTAATTAACTTTTTGTTGGGCATTAGCGACAAATATATTAAAGCGCGGCGAGTTGCTCAGGGATTGGATTTAAATAATCTTCATGCTTCACCCATCGAACGATTAGCAGCTAAGATCCAAGCATTGGCTTTATTACCCCTCCACGCCTTGGGAGAACGACTAGTTTATGCCAAGGTGCGAGAAGCCACAGGAGGACACGTCAAGCAGATGATTAGCGGCGGTGGTGCGCTTCCTAGACACATCGATAACTTCTTTGAAATTATTGGTGTGCAGATTTTGCAAGGTTATGGTTTGACAGAAACTTCTCCTGTTACCCATGTACGCCGTCCTTGGCGAAATTTGATTGGTGCATCAGGGCTACCACTCCCCGCTACAGAAGCTAAAATCGTAGATCCTGAGACAAAAGCGCCTTTGCCAATAGAGAAGCGAGGCTTAGTATTGTTGAGGGGGCCGCAAATTATGCAAGGCTATTACCAAAATCCGGAAGCGACAGCGAAAGCAATTGATGCTGAAGGTTGGTTTGATAGCGGCGATTTGGGCTGGTTGACACCACAAGACGACTTAGTGCTGACTGGCAGAGCAAAGGATACGATTGTATTGACTAACGGGGAAAACATCGAGCCGCAGCCGATTGAAGACGCGTGTTTGCGATCGCCCTACATCGATCAGATTATGCTCGTCGGCCAAGATCAGCGCAGCTTGGGAGCCTTGATTGTCCCCAATGTCGAAGCCCTAGAAAAATGGGCGCAGAACGATCCAGCCACTTCTTCACCTAGTCAAAAAATTGACTTGGAGAGTAGAATGATCCAGGATTTATTTCGGCAAGAATTGAATCGAGAAGTGCAAAATCGTCCAGGCTATCGACCGGATGACCGCATTGGGACATTCAAACTCATTCTAGAACCGTTTTCCATCGAAAATGGTTTGATGACACAAACACTAAAAGTTCGCCGACATGTCGTCACGGAACGTTATCGCGATATTATTGACGGCATGTTTGCCTGA
- a CDS encoding CU044_2847 family protein → MIRKQITEFSLEDGTTFLAEVDEPENSNSLVRVARPDAGQIVVEAKKKFDEVLDQIQPVASAIITKLSKLNTPADEVEVKFGIKLNAVAGAIFTSVGGEANYEITLKWKQDKA, encoded by the coding sequence ATGATTCGGAAACAGATAACAGAATTTTCTCTAGAAGATGGCACAACGTTTTTAGCTGAGGTTGATGAGCCAGAAAATAGCAATTCTCTTGTACGTGTTGCCAGACCAGATGCTGGGCAAATAGTAGTTGAAGCTAAAAAGAAATTTGATGAAGTATTGGATCAAATACAACCTGTAGCTTCAGCAATTATCACCAAACTGAGTAAGCTTAATACACCTGCCGATGAGGTAGAGGTGAAATTTGGTATTAAGTTAAATGCTGTTGCGGGTGCAATTTTCACTTCTGTAGGTGGTGAGGCTAACTACGAAATTACCTTGAAATGGAAGCAAGACAAGGCATAG
- a CDS encoding trypsin-like peptidase domain-containing protein has product MASIADNYIPAFRSAIARIFHPNGAVVGVGFLVSERSQNYILTCAHVVTSALSLPEDIVETPSHDIYLDFPLITSGQKLKAKVVFWQPVINNVSTSEPEDIAGLQIEGQLTHEAQPIKLISASNVWGHPFRIFGFPHGHNDGVWSTGVLRDGQGKGWVQLEDSKVTGYRIEPGFSGAPIWDETLAGVVGMAIAAEKQREDIKTAFMIPADVLSKAWDEITLPISSNAHIQNSPSRVQQLKIKTLQQRFEVLSSDYEAAYNQLNYTLAASDRNIIQRQINTILQELGRVESELNAI; this is encoded by the coding sequence ATGGCATCGATTGCAGATAATTATATTCCAGCTTTTAGATCAGCGATCGCTCGGATTTTTCATCCGAATGGTGCGGTAGTTGGTGTAGGTTTTTTAGTATCAGAGCGAAGTCAAAATTATATCCTGACATGCGCTCATGTTGTTACCTCGGCTCTATCTTTACCAGAAGATATAGTTGAAACTCCTAGTCATGATATTTACTTAGATTTCCCGCTAATTACATCGGGGCAAAAACTAAAAGCTAAAGTTGTTTTTTGGCAACCTGTTATCAACAATGTATCAACCTCCGAACCTGAAGATATTGCCGGGTTGCAAATCGAAGGGCAGTTAACTCATGAAGCCCAACCTATCAAGCTAATCTCAGCCAGTAACGTTTGGGGGCATCCTTTCCGCATATTTGGTTTTCCTCACGGACACAATGATGGCGTTTGGTCTACGGGAGTTTTGCGAGACGGGCAAGGAAAGGGATGGGTGCAATTGGAAGATAGTAAGGTAACTGGCTACAGGATAGAACCGGGCTTTAGTGGTGCGCCTATATGGGATGAAACCCTTGCAGGAGTAGTTGGTATGGCTATAGCGGCGGAGAAACAGCGAGAAGATATTAAGACTGCTTTCATGATTCCGGCGGACGTATTGAGCAAAGCATGGGATGAAATAACCTTGCCGATTTCATCAAATGCACATATTCAAAATAGCCCCAGCCGGGTACAACAACTCAAAATTAAGACTTTGCAACAACGCTTTGAGGTTCTAAGCAGTGACTACGAAGCAGCTTACAACCAGCTTAACTATACACTGGCGGCAAGCGATCGCAATATCATTCAACGCCAAATCAACACCATACTCCAAGAACTCGGTCGAGTAGAAAGCGAACTTAATGCCATTTAA